In one window of Chloroflexota bacterium DNA:
- a CDS encoding 4Fe-4S binding protein, translating into MKRGITTKQETGLGFVLERRMITRSHRLEWLRQQCVGCDICSAACPLEAVRLQRGNVENGRLVVRPSIDIDESKCNFCGECVVLCPTNALRITVDGEPKIPVLEYEAFPSLVKEISVNVAACRPSCKLACRENCPPEVIQVETETDSRGRVKTILDVRIDREGCIYCMQCEVACPEGAISVTKPMAGRVYLDRTRCPKGCQACVDICPTDALLLKKGEVLLDERFCLYCGACQVVCPEEGAIRVERRYVLHSPVESGAWLAALEKLISAGAMARELDVVAQARRRSILNYLPAVNKKNRS; encoded by the coding sequence GTGAAACGCGGCATTACTACCAAACAAGAGACTGGACTCGGCTTTGTCTTAGAGCGTCGGATGATCACTCGCTCCCACCGCTTAGAATGGCTACGCCAGCAGTGCGTGGGCTGCGATATATGCTCCGCGGCCTGTCCATTAGAAGCCGTTAGATTGCAACGGGGAAATGTGGAGAACGGCCGACTGGTAGTGCGCCCAAGCATTGATATTGACGAGAGCAAGTGCAATTTTTGCGGCGAATGTGTGGTCCTCTGTCCGACCAACGCACTGCGGATCACTGTAGATGGTGAGCCCAAGATCCCCGTGCTGGAGTATGAGGCTTTCCCCTCCCTGGTCAAAGAGATCAGCGTAAACGTAGCGGCTTGCCGCCCCAGTTGTAAACTGGCATGTCGTGAGAACTGCCCGCCAGAGGTCATCCAAGTGGAGACTGAAACGGACTCCCGAGGGCGCGTGAAAACTATCTTAGACGTGCGCATTGACCGTGAGGGGTGCATTTACTGCATGCAGTGTGAAGTCGCTTGTCCAGAGGGGGCTATTTCAGTGACCAAGCCCATGGCCGGGCGCGTGTATCTGGATCGGACGCGATGCCCCAAAGGCTGTCAGGCTTGTGTGGACATCTGCCCCACCGACGCCTTGCTTCTCAAGAAGGGAGAAGTGCTCCTCGATGAGCGGTTCTGTCTCTACTGCGGGGCTTGTCAAGTGGTATGTCCCGAAGAGGGAGCAATACGGGTTGAGAGACGATACGTTTTACACAGCCCAGTGGAGTCCGGTGCGTGGTTGGCAGCGTTAGAAAAACTGATCTCGGCGGGGGCTATGGCCCGGGAACTTGATGTGGTGGCCCAAGCCAGAAGACGAAGTATCCTGAATTACCTCCCTGCGGTGAATAAGAAGAACCGCTCTTAA